In a genomic window of Pseudoliparis swirei isolate HS2019 ecotype Mariana Trench chromosome 20, NWPU_hadal_v1, whole genome shotgun sequence:
- the LOC130211108 gene encoding TLC domain-containing protein 3A-like — MSAALACGAVVFPGLFYGLRTLLRRRFTRWSEADVVCVSERLVSSIHACLATAAGIVIVTTCNDVMTDSHWLADGFSLFGAPYMVYDIFAMYLSHYHRVKGHSSYSGHSLQTAKAFLATAWLMVVHHLALLLVFLPVALFFRRGLGDFFVGCLFITELSTPFVSLGKILIQLGLDDSRLHRINGVLVLLSFLLCRVLLFPFMYRAYGRQVGLPLHQVALHLPLQCTLGNLAILAPQLYWFSLLLRKAKRLYLRQKRGTRDGGRDRERDGERERGGDGLKTD, encoded by the exons ATGTCCGCCGCCTTGGCGTGCGGCGCGGTGGTGTTTCCCGGGCTTTTCTACGGCCTCAGGACCCTTCTGAGGCGCAGGTTCACGCGCTGGAGTGAAGCCGACGTGGTGTGCGTCAGCGAGAG GCTGGTGTCCTCCATCCATGCGTGTTTGGCCACCGCAGCCGGGATCGTCATCGTGACAACCTGCAACGACGTCATGACCGACAG TCACTGGCTGGCCGACGGGTTCAGCCTGTTCGGCGCCCCCTACATGGTCTACGACATCTTCGCCATGTATCTGAGCCACTACcacagggtcaaaggtcactcgtCGTACAGCGGCCACTCTCTTCAGACGGCGAAGGCCTTCCTCGCCACGGCCTGGCTGATGGTCGTCCATCACCTGGCGCTGCTGCTCGTCTTCCTGCCCGTCGCTCTG TTCTTCAGACGCGGACTGGGGGATTTCTTCGTGGGCTGCCTCTTCATCACAGAGCTCAGCACTCCCTTCGTCTCCTTGGGGAAGATCCTCATCCAG CTGGGCCTCGATGACTCCCGGCTCCACCGGATCAACGGCGTCTTGGTGCTGCTGAGCTTCCTGCTGTGCCGCGTGCTGCTCTTCCCCTTCATGTACCGGGCGTACGGCCGGCAGGTGGGGCTGCCGCTCCACCAGGTGGCGCTGCACCTGCCGCTGCAATGCACCCTGGGTAACCTGGCCATCCTGGCCCCGCAGCTGTACTGGTTCAGCCTGCTGCTCAGGAAAGCCAAGCGGCTCTACCTGCGCCAGAAGAGAGGgacgagagacggagggagagacagagagagagatggagagagagaaagagggggagacggCCTGAAGACGGACTGA